The following are encoded together in the Robertmurraya sp. FSL R5-0851 genome:
- a CDS encoding ImmA/IrrE family metallo-endopeptidase, which translates to MQRTRKIPDKPRFSDATMKGYQLLNALDIRKLPVDPFEIIEQCPNWYVQSWSELRRATGHKDPYNLKQKGIEARTQILRGSNEYLIVYDDTYSESRIRWTIAHEIGHIVLGHLSDFEETALNRGGLTKKQYGILEVEAHWFAEAILAPNALLHLFSIKEAQEIAFLCDISKNASEKCEKHLNKFPWNNQPEERELLRNFYPFFYRDQHKQAIKDGIDKFYGSSLYPDFSKICRICRNCSAYC; encoded by the coding sequence ATGCAAAGAACAAGAAAAATTCCCGATAAACCTCGTTTTTCGGATGCTACGATGAAAGGGTACCAACTTTTAAATGCATTGGATATCCGTAAATTACCTGTCGATCCTTTTGAAATTATTGAGCAATGCCCCAATTGGTATGTGCAGAGTTGGTCGGAGTTACGAAGAGCAACTGGCCATAAAGATCCATATAACCTAAAACAAAAAGGGATTGAAGCTAGAACACAGATTCTCAGGGGTAGCAATGAGTATTTAATTGTTTATGATGACACCTATTCCGAGTCACGAATACGTTGGACTATTGCTCACGAAATTGGTCATATTGTTCTTGGTCACTTAAGTGATTTTGAGGAAACCGCATTAAATCGTGGCGGATTGACTAAAAAGCAGTACGGTATATTAGAAGTTGAAGCACACTGGTTTGCTGAGGCGATATTGGCTCCTAATGCATTGTTACATTTGTTTAGCATTAAGGAAGCACAGGAGATTGCTTTTCTTTGCGACATCTCTAAAAACGCTTCGGAGAAATGTGAAAAGCATTTAAACAAATTCCCTTGGAATAACCAGCCTGAAGAACGTGAATTACTAAGGAATTTTTATCCTTTCTTTTACAGAGATCAACACAAACAAGCAATTAAAGATGGAATCGATAAGTTCTATGGGAGCAGCCTGTATCCGGACTTTTCAAAGATATGCAGAATATGTCGTAACTGCAGTGCATACTGTTAA
- a CDS encoding DUF5348 domain-containing protein encodes MKSRWKEMNYNAELDCWVVFWGDNTGYKMRCGEWFDLHLGNGKILSCRLELGRDWYIITGRNEIRFYLKNNETYHVDL; translated from the coding sequence ATGAAAAGCCGCTGGAAAGAAATGAACTACAACGCTGAGTTGGATTGTTGGGTTGTGTTTTGGGGAGATAATACAGGTTATAAAATGCGTTGCGGTGAATGGTTTGATCTCCATCTAGGAAATGGAAAGATTCTATCTTGCCGTTTGGAACTGGGTAGAGACTGGTACATCATTACTGGCAGAAATGAGATTAGGTTCTACCTTAAGAATAATGAAACGTATCACGTTGATTTGTAA
- a CDS encoding ExeA family protein, producing the protein MFETFYEMDNTPFTRDLPTDQLYDSSMMQEILGRLKYAADRQLFAVLSGDSGTGKTTTIRKFVNRLDKGKFHVLYLSDSKLTPRHFYKGLLEQLGSEAKFYRGDAKRQLHREIELMKGIRGLQPVVVVDEAHLLDREMLEEVRFLLNFKMDSQSPMALILVGQSELWDRLRLQSYAAIRQRIDIQFQLGHLDRAQVEEYVSRHLRYAGVDQPIFSDGALDEIHQFSGGAARLINKLCTHSLLYGSQNGRRIIDDHMIKQVIQGELS; encoded by the coding sequence GTGTTTGAAACCTTTTATGAAATGGACAATACACCTTTTACCAGAGATCTACCAACAGACCAACTTTATGATTCTTCCATGATGCAAGAAATCCTTGGAAGGCTAAAATATGCAGCCGATAGACAGCTTTTTGCGGTCCTAAGTGGAGATAGTGGTACAGGAAAGACTACGACAATCCGTAAGTTTGTGAATAGATTAGATAAAGGAAAATTTCATGTCCTTTATCTATCAGATTCAAAATTAACCCCGCGCCATTTTTATAAAGGGCTATTGGAACAACTAGGCTCTGAAGCGAAGTTTTATCGAGGAGATGCGAAACGGCAGCTTCACCGAGAGATAGAATTGATGAAAGGTATACGAGGACTCCAGCCAGTTGTAGTAGTGGATGAAGCTCACCTTCTGGACCGGGAAATGCTTGAAGAAGTTCGTTTTCTATTAAACTTCAAAATGGATTCGCAAAGTCCGATGGCGCTTATTCTCGTCGGTCAAAGCGAGCTATGGGATCGACTTCGACTGCAATCATATGCAGCCATACGCCAAAGAATCGATATCCAATTCCAGCTAGGCCATCTCGATCGTGCTCAAGTTGAAGAATATGTATCTAGGCATCTTCGTTATGCCGGAGTTGATCAACCTATCTTTTCTGATGGGGCGCTTGATGAAATTCATCAGTTCTCTGGTGGTGCCGCAAGGCTCATTAATAAACTTTGTACACATAGTCTTTTATATGGCTCACAAAATGGTCGAAGAATCATTGATGATCATATGATTAAGCAAGTTATCCAGGGGGAACTTTCATGA
- a CDS encoding DUF6431 domain-containing protein produces MEFFVRGAGRIPSPCCGKDMLVIGSKNRKSIDHSGQSKTYNIRRLRCTCCCTIHHELPDILIPYKRYEAECIESVLSNPSDHTVPADDSTLSRWHGWIHEFVDYWLGCLTSIMIRTNQGNIPLDFSSESSGTALQRIGRLAGDANGWLTRIVRPIVNINFWIHTRSAFIVQ; encoded by the coding sequence CTGGAGTTTTTCGTTAGAGGTGCGGGGAGGATTCCTTCTCCATGTTGTGGGAAAGACATGTTGGTAATAGGATCTAAGAATCGTAAATCTATTGATCATTCAGGGCAGAGTAAGACCTATAACATCCGAAGACTAAGGTGCACTTGTTGCTGTACGATACATCATGAACTGCCGGATATATTAATCCCTTATAAGCGCTATGAAGCTGAATGTATTGAAAGCGTTCTCTCGAATCCATCCGACCATACTGTTCCAGCCGATGATTCTACTCTTTCGAGATGGCATGGCTGGATTCATGAATTTGTGGATTATTGGTTGGGGTGTTTAACATCCATCATGATCAGAACCAATCAAGGAAACATCCCTCTGGATTTCTCGTCCGAAAGTTCAGGGACTGCACTTCAAAGGATAGGGCGCTTGGCAGGAGATGCCAATGGATGGCTGACAAGAATTGTCCGGCCCATTGTAAATATTAATTTTTGGATACATACCCGTTCTGCATTCATTGTCCAATAA
- a CDS encoding zinc ribbon domain-containing protein has protein sequence MSKTAYIDDPSQANCHICGKELPKIETPFVHLPRPGIFYIYSDFQEGLFYPSYDVDENKRLLFCPVCKNHEFSPDAKHCKICGTPLINQCPSEQTNLSGEFRYCPSCGDQTVFESRGLYEYLKEIEIPDLLDYENGKYEDYIEYEHWDYIIASVYVWEQNQEAYSSLSGTKAIRDDDSLIVFTADSAQKQEIEKHEDLLKTCIKEYGFAEINQLEVLIL, from the coding sequence GTGTCAAAAACAGCATACATTGATGACCCTTCCCAGGCGAACTGTCATATTTGCGGGAAGGAACTCCCGAAAATCGAAACTCCATTTGTGCACCTGCCAAGGCCTGGCATCTTCTATATCTATTCCGACTTTCAAGAAGGCCTATTCTATCCATCGTATGATGTAGATGAGAACAAGCGATTACTGTTTTGTCCGGTGTGTAAGAACCATGAGTTCAGTCCAGACGCAAAGCATTGCAAAATCTGTGGGACACCACTCATTAACCAGTGCCCTTCAGAACAAACCAATCTTAGCGGAGAATTCCGCTACTGTCCTTCTTGTGGCGATCAGACCGTATTTGAAAGTAGAGGGCTCTATGAATACCTAAAAGAAATAGAGATTCCCGATTTACTAGATTACGAGAATGGTAAATATGAAGATTATATCGAGTACGAACATTGGGATTATATCATTGCTTCCGTATATGTTTGGGAACAAAACCAAGAGGCCTATTCATCCCTTTCCGGTACGAAAGCCATCCGGGATGATGACTCGCTTATCGTTTTTACAGCCGATTCAGCGCAGAAGCAGGAGATAGAAAAGCACGAAGATTTACTGAAAACTTGCATAAAGGAATATGGCTTTGCAGAAATCAATCAATTGGAGGTTTTAATACTATGA
- the galE gene encoding UDP-glucose 4-epimerase GalE, whose product MNILVTGGAGYIGSHTCIALLEAGHSVIIADNLSNSKSETVMKIMDIVDKEVNFYEIDVTDAEAVDIIFRNYKIDGVIHFAGLKAVGESVEKPLEYYYNNIVSTMVLTKACKKYGVNRFVFSSSATVYGDNKVPFVETVDLLPTTNPYGETKAMSERILTDIANANPSFSVSILRYFNPVGAHESGQIGEAPNGIPNNLMPYVTQVAKGKLAKLRVFGNDYPTVDGTGVRDYIHVVDLAEGHVAALENLTEGVHVYNLGTGKGTSVLELVKAFEEANDIEVPYEIVDRRPGDIASCYADASKAKRELGWTAKRDIIAMCRDAWRFEKNYKE is encoded by the coding sequence ATGAACATACTGGTAACAGGTGGTGCCGGATATATAGGTTCACATACTTGTATTGCACTACTAGAAGCAGGCCATTCAGTCATTATTGCTGATAATCTTTCTAACAGTAAGAGTGAAACTGTTATGAAAATCATGGATATAGTTGATAAAGAAGTTAATTTTTACGAGATTGATGTAACAGATGCAGAAGCTGTTGATATTATTTTCAGAAATTATAAGATTGATGGAGTTATTCATTTTGCTGGTCTTAAAGCGGTAGGCGAATCAGTAGAAAAGCCACTAGAATATTATTACAATAACATCGTGAGCACTATGGTTCTTACAAAAGCTTGTAAGAAATATGGTGTAAATCGTTTTGTATTTAGTTCATCAGCAACCGTGTATGGAGATAATAAAGTACCTTTCGTAGAGACTGTGGATCTACTACCAACTACAAATCCATATGGTGAAACAAAAGCCATGAGTGAGCGAATTCTTACTGATATAGCAAATGCAAATCCTTCTTTTTCAGTTTCAATTCTACGATACTTCAATCCAGTAGGTGCCCATGAGAGCGGACAAATAGGTGAGGCACCAAACGGAATTCCTAATAATCTTATGCCATATGTAACTCAAGTAGCAAAAGGTAAACTTGCGAAATTACGTGTGTTTGGAAATGATTACCCTACGGTAGATGGCACAGGAGTTCGTGATTATATTCATGTAGTGGATCTTGCTGAGGGTCATGTTGCTGCATTAGAAAATCTAACTGAAGGTGTTCATGTTTATAACTTGGGAACCGGAAAAGGTACTAGTGTACTAGAGTTAGTGAAAGCTTTTGAAGAAGCTAATGATATTGAAGTCCCTTATGAAATCGTGGATCGAAGACCTGGGGATATCGCTTCATGCTATGCCGATGCTTCAAAAGCAAAGAGGGAACTAGGCTGGACCGCTAAACGCGATATTATTGCAATGTGCCGCGATGCTTGGCGATTCGAGAAGAATTATAAGGAATAG
- a CDS encoding DUF2800 domain-containing protein, which produces MNHSQRTHAVLSASKADMYLKCTPSIRLGEQFEEETSVFAREGTFMHELSEIRLAYFLKQMTKTQLNKKLNQMKQSEFYNGETEQAVQSYIDIVIEKINEARARNKDPLILIEERLDFSPWVPEGFGTGDVVIISDGILEVVDLKGGKGVKVSAENNAQMRLYALGAIHGFGMLYDIQTVLVTIIQPRLDNISTDEIQIDDLLEWAESEVKQKAELAFAGEGTFVVGPHCRWCKAKATCRARAEENMKLACLDFQKPPLLTDEEVVEVLTSLDELISWAKTVQEFALSMSVNENKQWPGMKLVEGRGSRKYSDEEAVIATLTAAGYDNNVIYKNTLNTITALEKELGKKEFEELLGSLVTKAPGKIKLVPEEDKRPEIKASPEADFQ; this is translated from the coding sequence ATGAATCATTCACAAAGAACACATGCCGTATTAAGCGCCTCTAAGGCAGACATGTATTTAAAATGTACACCAAGTATCCGACTGGGTGAACAATTCGAAGAGGAAACGAGTGTTTTTGCTAGAGAGGGCACCTTCATGCATGAGCTATCAGAAATTCGTTTGGCTTATTTCTTGAAACAGATGACAAAAACTCAGTTGAACAAAAAGCTGAATCAGATGAAACAAAGTGAATTCTACAACGGTGAAACTGAACAAGCTGTCCAAAGCTACATAGATATTGTCATCGAAAAAATAAATGAAGCTAGGGCAAGAAACAAAGACCCGCTCATCCTTATTGAGGAACGCTTGGACTTTAGCCCTTGGGTTCCAGAAGGATTTGGAACGGGCGACGTGGTGATTATTTCAGACGGAATTTTGGAGGTTGTTGACTTAAAAGGGGGTAAGGGAGTTAAGGTTTCCGCCGAAAACAACGCACAAATGAGGCTGTATGCATTAGGTGCCATTCATGGGTTTGGAATGTTGTATGACATCCAGACTGTATTGGTGACGATTATACAACCAAGATTAGATAACATTTCCACTGATGAAATACAGATAGATGACTTGTTGGAATGGGCGGAAAGTGAAGTCAAGCAAAAGGCGGAACTAGCATTTGCTGGCGAGGGGACATTTGTAGTTGGACCGCATTGCAGGTGGTGTAAGGCAAAAGCAACCTGTAGGGCTAGGGCAGAAGAAAATATGAAACTAGCATGCTTGGATTTCCAAAAGCCGCCACTACTGACAGATGAAGAAGTGGTCGAGGTTTTAACTTCTCTTGATGAATTGATCAGTTGGGCGAAAACCGTTCAAGAATTCGCCTTATCAATGTCAGTGAATGAAAACAAGCAGTGGCCAGGAATGAAACTCGTAGAGGGAAGAGGGAGTCGCAAATATAGCGATGAAGAAGCGGTAATCGCCACACTCACTGCTGCGGGATATGACAATAATGTCATTTACAAGAACACACTAAATACAATCACCGCACTTGAGAAAGAACTTGGTAAAAAAGAGTTTGAAGAGTTGCTTGGCTCTCTCGTTACAAAAGCACCGGGCAAGATAAAGCTCGTCCCTGAAGAGGACAAGCGACCAGAAATAAAAGCTTCACCAGAAGCAGATTTTCAATAA
- a CDS encoding DUF2815 family protein: protein MVKITIGTKEEPVRFSYANVHQAVSVNGSDLKYSVSIIIPKSHKATIKKVKDAIQKATQENKDKFGGKAPSNLKSPLRDGDVDREDDEAYADSFFINANSKIKPGIVDADLNPIMDQSEFYSGCYGRVSLTFYAYNVNGNKGIAAGLQNIMKTTDGDPLGGRSSAEADFADDSDDDEDILG, encoded by the coding sequence ATGGTAAAAATTACGATTGGGACAAAAGAAGAACCGGTACGATTCAGCTATGCGAATGTGCATCAAGCAGTGAGTGTTAATGGAAGCGATCTGAAATATTCAGTGAGTATCATTATTCCAAAATCACATAAGGCAACAATTAAGAAGGTAAAAGATGCGATTCAAAAAGCGACTCAAGAAAATAAGGACAAATTCGGTGGTAAGGCACCTTCGAACTTGAAGAGCCCATTGCGCGATGGTGATGTAGACCGTGAGGATGATGAGGCTTATGCAGATTCATTCTTCATTAATGCAAATAGCAAGATTAAGCCAGGCATCGTGGATGCAGACTTAAATCCAATCATGGATCAAAGCGAGTTTTACTCAGGGTGTTATGGAAGAGTCAGTTTGACTTTCTACGCTTACAACGTAAATGGAAATAAAGGAATTGCGGCAGGGCTTCAAAACATTATGAAGACTACTGATGGAGATCCACTTGGTGGCCGAAGCAGTGCAGAAGCAGATTTTGCTGATGACAGTGACGATGATGAAGATATTTTAGGTTGA
- a CDS encoding flippase, whose translation MNIKRNYLYNLAFQVLIMILPLITVPYVSRVLKPEGVGTFAYTDSIVRYFILFGMLGIGIYGNKMVAMVRDDKIQLSKTFFSIYYLQLLLTGISLIAYLIFVIFFFDEYKVIALLQTLALLACVIDCSWFFSGLEQFKKIVTRNIIIKIASLIAIFIFVKRPDDLMLYTVILGLSTFFGQLVMWISVKEYVIPVRVKFREVIDHTKPTLIYFLPQIAIQIYFAIDKTMLGIFSGTSEVGIYDYADKVLKIAVAVVTSLGTVMLPRMANVFAKGDLEKANSYITKSLDFSTLIAIPIMFGLAGTAKEFIPWFLGEEFNRSASVLIILSPAIFLMAWSGVFGTQYLVPLGKMKEYNISVYMGAIVNLIINFILIRPFGAIGAAIGTLCAEFAVVLVQIIFTRDQMDIKKIAKKSSYYLIAGIVMFSMLRLIGEAMGSSILTTFIQVMIGILIYVTIVIIFESYSKEGLILTEIKKVWLRLKNKTSHL comes from the coding sequence TTGAATATAAAAAGAAATTATTTATATAATTTGGCTTTTCAAGTATTAATAATGATATTACCATTAATAACTGTTCCATACGTTTCACGGGTACTTAAACCTGAAGGTGTAGGAACTTTCGCCTATACAGATTCTATAGTTCGATACTTTATACTGTTTGGTATGTTAGGGATTGGAATTTACGGTAATAAAATGGTAGCAATGGTAAGGGATGATAAGATACAGTTAAGTAAAACCTTTTTTAGTATCTATTATTTGCAGTTGCTACTTACAGGCATTTCACTAATTGCTTATCTTATTTTTGTGATTTTCTTTTTTGATGAATATAAAGTTATAGCATTATTACAAACTTTAGCTTTATTAGCTTGTGTAATTGATTGTTCATGGTTTTTTAGTGGTTTAGAACAGTTCAAAAAAATTGTTACAAGAAATATCATCATTAAAATTGCCAGTTTAATTGCTATCTTTATTTTTGTAAAAAGACCGGATGACTTAATGTTATATACCGTTATATTAGGCCTTTCTACTTTCTTTGGGCAACTAGTCATGTGGATATCTGTAAAAGAGTATGTTATCCCTGTGAGAGTTAAATTTAGAGAAGTTATTGATCATACTAAGCCGACTTTAATTTATTTCTTGCCTCAGATTGCAATACAAATCTATTTTGCAATAGATAAAACAATGTTAGGTATATTTTCAGGTACTAGTGAAGTTGGAATATATGATTATGCAGACAAAGTATTAAAAATTGCTGTGGCTGTTGTTACCTCATTAGGTACCGTTATGCTTCCTAGAATGGCAAATGTTTTTGCTAAAGGTGATTTAGAAAAGGCAAACAGCTATATCACTAAATCACTTGATTTTTCAACACTAATAGCTATTCCGATTATGTTTGGATTAGCTGGTACAGCTAAGGAGTTCATTCCATGGTTTTTAGGAGAGGAGTTTAACAGAAGTGCTTCAGTTTTAATAATATTAAGTCCAGCTATTTTTTTAATGGCTTGGAGTGGTGTATTCGGAACACAATATCTGGTCCCGTTAGGTAAGATGAAAGAATATAATATTTCAGTGTATATGGGAGCTATAGTAAATTTAATTATTAATTTTATTCTCATAAGACCTTTTGGGGCAATTGGAGCAGCGATAGGTACGCTATGTGCAGAATTTGCTGTTGTTTTAGTACAAATAATCTTTACAAGAGATCAAATGGATATTAAAAAAATTGCGAAAAAATCTTCTTATTATCTTATAGCAGGAATTGTTATGTTCAGCATGCTCAGACTTATTGGAGAGGCAATGGGTAGTTCAATTCTAACAACTTTTATCCAAGTAATGATAGGTATTTTAATTTATGTTACAATTGTTATTATTTTCGAATCATATTCGAAGGAAGGGCTTATTTTAACTGAGATAAAAAAAGTATGGTTAAGGTTAAAAAATAAGACATCACACTTATAG
- a CDS encoding DDE-type integrase/transposase/recombinase — MRNHKKSEELAVQRFQLISPLLAEGLDAGKLKELKEQIAKANGLSERTIRRYLAQFREDGFGGLKPQGRKGSQKSEAIPPHILEQAILLRKEVPSRSVAQIIQILEWEELAEPGQIKRSTLQEKLTEKGYSSRHMRLYSQTGVAARRFQKRHRNQLWQSDIKYGPYLPIGPNGIKKQVYLVAFIDDATRLVVHAAFYPTLDSRIIEDAFRQAIQKYGVPEAVYFDNGKQYRTKWMSRTCSKIGTRLTYTRPYSAESKGKIERFNRVIDSFISEAVIEKPNTLDRLNELFQVWLTECYQNKPHSALGEKISPETAFRSDRKAIRFIDPDTLSNAFLHCETRKVDKSGCISFMDHKYEVGLTFIGRQVDVVYDPANIEELTIEFEGYTPWKARKLVIGERAGKRPELPEHLKVQSVDSSRLLKAAERKNQERQIEQKPAVTFRAVWKEDDSRV; from the coding sequence ATGAGGAATCATAAGAAATCAGAAGAATTGGCAGTGCAGCGTTTTCAGCTGATATCCCCTTTATTGGCAGAAGGACTTGATGCTGGAAAATTAAAAGAGTTAAAAGAACAGATTGCGAAAGCCAATGGCCTTTCAGAAAGAACTATTAGGCGATATTTAGCTCAATTTCGTGAGGATGGATTTGGGGGATTGAAGCCACAAGGAAGAAAAGGTTCTCAAAAGTCAGAAGCTATCCCTCCTCATATATTGGAACAGGCTATTCTTCTTCGAAAAGAAGTGCCAAGCCGTAGTGTGGCACAGATTATCCAGATTCTTGAATGGGAAGAATTAGCTGAACCAGGACAAATTAAAAGATCCACACTGCAGGAAAAGCTGACTGAAAAAGGATATAGTTCGCGACATATGCGCCTATATTCTCAAACTGGAGTTGCCGCCCGACGATTTCAGAAACGGCATCGGAACCAACTTTGGCAATCAGATATCAAATATGGCCCATATTTACCTATTGGTCCAAATGGAATCAAGAAACAAGTATATCTTGTCGCTTTTATCGACGATGCCACAAGGTTAGTGGTTCATGCAGCCTTTTATCCTACTCTAGATTCAAGAATCATTGAAGATGCATTCCGACAAGCAATCCAAAAATATGGTGTTCCGGAAGCAGTGTATTTTGATAATGGAAAGCAATATAGAACCAAGTGGATGTCACGCACATGTTCCAAAATTGGCACTCGTCTTACTTACACAAGGCCTTATTCTGCCGAATCAAAAGGAAAAATTGAAAGATTTAATAGAGTTATAGATTCATTTATTAGTGAAGCTGTCATCGAAAAGCCCAATACTCTAGATCGACTGAATGAACTTTTTCAGGTGTGGTTGACAGAGTGTTATCAGAATAAGCCTCACTCTGCACTTGGGGAGAAAATTAGTCCGGAAACAGCTTTTCGTTCGGACAGGAAAGCAATTCGCTTTATCGATCCTGATACTTTAAGCAATGCCTTTCTTCATTGCGAAACAAGAAAAGTTGATAAGTCAGGATGCATCAGTTTCATGGATCACAAATATGAGGTGGGTTTAACATTTATTGGACGACAGGTTGATGTTGTCTATGATCCTGCGAATATCGAGGAACTTACCATTGAGTTCGAGGGTTATACTCCTTGGAAAGCTAGAAAGCTTGTCATTGGGGAAAGAGCTGGAAAACGGCCTGAATTACCTGAGCACCTGAAGGTGCAGAGTGTTGACTCTTCAAGACTATTAAAGGCAGCTGAACGAAAGAATCAGGAACGTCAAATCGAACAAAAACCTGCCGTAACCTTCCGTGCTGTCTGGAAGGAGGATGATTCTCGTGTTTGA
- a CDS encoding glycosyltransferase family 2 protein, whose amino-acid sequence MLSKVSIVVPIYNVEKYIHRCVDSLRNQTYKNIEIILVDDGSPDNCPIICDEYAKMDSRIRVIHKENGGLSDARNVGIDKATGKFLLFIDGDDYVELNMVERSIEVAQSSNSNVVIWGFFADYVDDNETLIKSVVHKHESGIFRKSEYKNILIGKNLIGNLGYAWNKMYELSLLKENNFKFTRGLSLVEDIVFNSSVLSHCEKIAFLDEPLIHYMQRSRVTLGTKFYEDYFEIKQKGIEAVENLLLAWNQEPRVISKIIGSLVFESIRTTIGQLSRANNLSKRDRKEYLDRILSNPNIYEVLEDTELASLKDKGIYKLIQFKQSYLLLLFYRLLQK is encoded by the coding sequence ATGTTAAGTAAAGTTTCTATTGTTGTACCAATTTATAATGTTGAAAAATATATTCATAGGTGTGTAGACTCGCTACGTAATCAGACATATAAAAATATTGAGATTATATTAGTGGATGATGGGTCACCGGATAATTGCCCCATTATATGTGACGAATATGCAAAAATGGATTCTAGAATAAGGGTAATTCATAAAGAAAATGGTGGGTTATCAGATGCAAGGAATGTTGGGATCGATAAAGCAACGGGAAAATTTTTATTATTTATTGATGGTGATGATTATGTTGAATTGAATATGGTTGAAAGGTCTATAGAGGTAGCACAGTCGAGTAATAGTAATGTTGTTATATGGGGGTTTTTCGCCGATTATGTAGATGATAATGAAACCTTAATAAAATCTGTGGTTCATAAACATGAATCAGGGATTTTTAGAAAAAGTGAATATAAGAATATATTAATTGGAAAGAATCTTATCGGTAATTTAGGATATGCTTGGAATAAAATGTATGAATTGAGTTTGTTAAAGGAAAATAATTTTAAATTTACAAGAGGTCTCTCACTAGTTGAGGATATTGTTTTTAATTCTTCAGTACTTTCTCATTGTGAGAAAATTGCATTTTTGGATGAACCTTTAATTCACTATATGCAGCGATCTAGAGTTACATTGGGTACTAAATTTTATGAAGATTATTTTGAAATTAAACAGAAAGGCATAGAAGCTGTTGAAAATCTACTTTTGGCTTGGAACCAAGAACCTAGAGTTATTTCCAAAATAATAGGGTCTTTGGTATTCGAATCAATAAGAACGACTATAGGTCAATTAAGTAGGGCTAACAATCTTTCTAAAAGGGATAGAAAAGAATATTTAGATAGGATTTTAAGTAATCCGAACATTTATGAAGTATTAGAAGATACAGAACTTGCTTCGCTAAAGGATAAGGGTATATATAAATTAATCCAATTTAAACAAAGTTATTTATTATTATTATTTTATAGATTACTTCAAAAATAA
- a CDS encoding rRNA biogenesis protein rrp5: MSKTKLMLDIVNDLRNVAGSIETLALSFGSQTEIAATMEKKQPNKEKEPTKPPKAKLPVFEDVRAKLSALAQDGKQVQVKELITGFGAKKLSDIPAEKYPELLDKADKL; this comes from the coding sequence ATGAGTAAAACCAAGCTAATGCTTGATATCGTAAATGACTTACGAAATGTTGCAGGAAGTATTGAAACCCTGGCACTTTCATTTGGAAGTCAAACTGAGATTGCAGCAACAATGGAAAAAAAACAACCAAATAAAGAGAAGGAACCTACTAAACCTCCAAAAGCTAAACTACCAGTTTTTGAGGATGTCAGAGCTAAACTTTCAGCTCTAGCCCAAGACGGAAAACAGGTTCAAGTGAAAGAGCTTATTACGGGATTTGGAGCAAAAAAATTAAGTGATATCCCAGCTGAGAAGTATCCTGAACTGTTAGATAAAGCAGACAAGCTTTGA
- a CDS encoding helix-turn-helix domain-containing protein yields MKSLGGFIKERREAKNWSKRRLATEADISHTEVHRIENGERKNPSVPVLNALATALDVPNEELLKIAGYITEENGDIPIIERVFPTLKTEKQQQTVQKIVDGLARNSDLEEEDYDDLVDQMEMFLAYAKNKKNSR; encoded by the coding sequence ATGAAATCCCTAGGTGGATTTATAAAAGAACGACGAGAGGCGAAAAACTGGTCAAAAAGGCGATTGGCAACGGAAGCAGATATCAGTCATACAGAAGTACATCGTATTGAAAATGGAGAAAGAAAGAACCCATCAGTTCCAGTCCTCAATGCATTGGCAACAGCACTTGACGTACCTAATGAAGAGCTTTTAAAAATTGCTGGATATATAACAGAGGAAAACGGTGATATACCTATCATTGAACGGGTATTTCCTACATTAAAAACAGAGAAGCAGCAACAGACCGTCCAAAAAATTGTGGATGGATTAGCGCGGAATTCAGATTTGGAGGAAGAGGACTACGACGACCTAGTCGATCAGATGGAGATGTTTTTAGCCTATGCAAAGAACAAGAAAAATTCCCGATAA